One Brassica napus cultivar Da-Ae chromosome C4, Da-Ae, whole genome shotgun sequence genomic region harbors:
- the LOC106395493 gene encoding transcription factor bHLH100 produces the protein MCALVPPLFPNFGWPCGDQGFYVNDDVANTFLDFPLPDLEVAHQNVSSERHRTLGLENPVLMKKLNHNASERGRRKKINEMFSALRSCLPSTNQSKKLSVSATVSQALEYIPELQEQVNMLIKKKDELSFQISGQKDLLNTNQNDKPEKGVTGYASTVSATNLGETGLMVQISSLQTVKCSFGNVLSGLEEDGLVLVDASSSRSQGERLFYTLHLQMDNCNLNFEELRSRLLYLYEKC, from the exons ATGTGTGCACTTGTCCCTCCATTGTTTCCCAATTTCGGCTGGCCTTGCGGAGACCAAGGCTTCTATGTAAACGACGACGTAGCCAACACGTTTCTTGATTTTCCGTTGCCGGACTTGGAGGTGGCTCATCAGAATGTGTCGTCGGAGAGACATAGAACTTTAGGGTTAGAGAATCCTGTCCTGATGAAGAAGCTTAATCACAACGCGAGCGAGCGTGGTCGCCGTAAGAAGATCAACGAAATGTTCTCAGCTCTCCGTTCTTGTCTCCCATCTACCAATCAATCG AAGAAGTTAAGTGTTTCTGCAACAGTTTCTCAGGCCCTAGAGTACATACCAGAGCTGCAAGAGCAAGTCAACATGCTCATAAAGAAGAAAGACGAGCTCTCGTTTCAAATCTCAGGTCAAAAAGATCTCCTTAACACTAACCAAAATGATAAGCCAGAGAAAGGGGTCACTGGTTATGCATCAACGGTTTCTGCAACTAACCTAGGTGAGACAGGTTTAATGGTCCAGATTTCATCGTTACAGACTGTAAAGTGTTCGTTCGGGAACGTATTGAGTGGACTAGAAGAAGATGGGTTGGTTCTTGTGGATGCTTCATCTTCAAGGTCTCAAGGAGAGAGACTCTTTTACACTTTGCATCTTCAGATGGATAATTGCAATCTGAATTTTGAAGAGTTACGTAGTAGGTTGTTGTACTTGTACGAGAAATGTTGA
- the LOC106391645 gene encoding haloacid dehalogenase-like hydrolase domain-containing protein 3, translated as MASSRSSRLATTLLSSISRGSGRTARTGGALLSRRRMISSASSSSSAAAAVVADDESGGIYGLGGALKEYVDYRRSLYGEFTHKALLVDAVGTLLVPAQPTAQIYKNIGEKYGVEYSEAEILTRYRRAYQKPWGQSHLRYVNDARPFWQYIVSASTGCSNSQYFEELYDYFTTEQAWKLCDPEAEKVFKAIKEAGVKVAIVSNFDTRLRPLLRALRCEDWFDAVAVSAEVEAEKPNPTIFLKACELLGVNPEDAVHVGDDRRNDLWGARDAGCDAWLWGSEVTSFKQVAQRIGVKV; from the exons atGGCGTCGTCACGAAGCAGTAGGTTAGCGACAACACTTCTCTCCTCGATCTCCCGCGGATCGGGACGTACCGCGAGAACCGGGGGAGCATTGCTCAGCCGCCGCCGGATGATCTCCTCTGCTTCGTCGTCGTCGTCCGCTGCTGCTGCTGTTGTGGCGGATGATGAATCGGGAGGGATCTACGGGTTGGGAGGTGCGTTGAAGGAGTACGTAGATTACAGGAGATCTCTCTACGGCGAGTTCACTCACAAGGCGTTGCTCGTTGACGCCGTTGGTACTCTCCTCGTTCCCGCCCAACCTACGGCTCAG ATATACAAGAACATTGGAGAGAAGTATGGAGTTGAGTACTCGGAGGCTGAGATACTTACTAGATACAGACGAGCTTATCAGAAACCATGGGGCCAATCTCATCTCAG GTATGTGAACGACGCGAGACCTTTCTGGCAATATATAGTGAGTGCATCAACAGGCTGTTCGAATTCTCAGTACTTTGAGGAGCTTTACGACTATTTTACTACAGAACAG GCGTGGAAGCTATGTGATCCAGAGGCAGAGAAAGTGTTCAAGGCTATCAAAGAAGCGGGTGTAAAAGTTGCCATTGTCTCCAACTTCGACACTCGGTTAAGACCTCTCCTACGAGCACTGAGATGCGAAGACTGGTTCGATGCTGTGGCTGTTTCAGCAGAA GTTGAAGCGGAGAAGCCAAACCCAACCATCTTCTTGAAAGCTTGTGAGTTGTTAGGTGTGAATCCTGAGGATGCGGTTCATGTAGGAGATGACCGTAGGAATGATTTATGGGGCGCTAGAGATGCAGGCTGTGACGCTTGGCTTTGGGGAAGTGAAGTTACTTCTTTTAAACAG GTTGCTCAACGGATAGGAGTCAAGGTCTGA
- the LOC106431109 gene encoding late embryogenesis abundant protein M17-like: MTNQNMGNLKSLALLALLFSFSLAVFADTSKDAATHAKEEVKPSEATDAIAPQQRGCRYGCCGAYAYGQCAACCSRPQAAEAETEANDVVVEPEQRGRGGCRYGCCGSYAFGRCSACCSKAQAEEAMKTEAVEENAVEPQQRGGGCRYGCCGSWRYGRCSYCCRGPQAEAEVVEPQQIRRCRYGCCGRYPYARCSVCCTKKMATEEETKTEEAKP; encoded by the exons ATGACAAACCAAAACATGGGCAACCTCAAGTCTCTCGCTCTCTTGGCTTTGCTCTTTTCCTTCTCTCTCGCTGTTTTTGCCGACACATCCAAAGACGCCGCTACACATG CTAAGGAAGAAGTGAAACCAAGTGAAGCGACCGATGCCATAGCGCCACAACAACGTGGTTGTAGATACGGATGCTGCGGAGCCTATGCTTATGGACAGTGCGCCGCTTGCTGCAGCCGACCTCAGGCCGCGGAGGCCGAAACCGAGGCCAATGACGTTGTTGTAGAGCCTGAGCAGCGGGGGCGTGGTGGTTGTAGGTACGGATGTTGCGGATCCTACGCTTTTGGACGGTGCAGCGCTTGCTGCAGCAAAGCCCAAGCTGAGGAGGCTATGAAGACCGAGGCTGTTGAGGAGAACGCTGTTGAGCCTCAGCAAAGGGGTGGTGGTTGTAGGTACGGATGTTGCGGATCATGGCGTTATGGACGGTGCAGCTACTGTTGCCGAGGTCCTCAAGCCGAGGCTGAAGTTGTTGAGCCCCAGCAAATCCGTAGATGTAGGTACGGTTGCTGCGGAAGGTACCCTTATGCGCGGTGCAGTGTTTGTTGTACCAAAAAGATGGCTACAGAGGAAGAGACGAAAACGGAAGAAGCTAAGCCATGA
- the LOC125586235 gene encoding uncharacterized protein LOC125586235 — MKVHSYWVKLHVLREFELRSGLAVSVQKSSFFASGITEAETDLIKFSTGMPMGTLPVRYLGVPLCTKKLSLLNCEGLLQQIKSRLSSWSAKSLSFAGRLLLIKTVITGITTFWCSTFILSQACVKRINSLCGVFLWQGDIEQHHTARVSWKVVTKPKGKESGSVWVAWFKTEVLNGNMSNLWIMPPDRRYSWQVNKILKLSSKIFSCVKLRVQNGQSCLFWSDNWSPYGSLRSYLLDGSASTLGIPDHATLATLHINNNWMLPPARSERLVNIHALLTTINLNESEDYYEWEVDGKELRCLGVWNKAGIPRHSFLTWLFVLNRCPTRDRIRGWGFQTDTACVLCNQAEESRDHLFFNCQYSWNSIDKSSIDDWYAASSMLARMYILDLEGEKRTDTPARSKT, encoded by the exons ATGAAGGTCCATTCATATTGGGTCAAGTTGCACGTACTTCGAGAGTTTGAACTGCGATCAGGTCTTGCTGTTAGTGTGCAAAAATCATCCTTCTTCGCCTCAGGTATAACGGAAGCTGAAACGGACCTGATCAAGTTCTCAACAGGCATGCCTATGGGTACTCTTCCGGTCCGCTACTTAGGTGTCCCCTTATGCACGAAGAAATTGTCGCTCTTAAACTGTGAAGGACTCCTTCAGCAGATCAAAAGCAGGCTTTCATCATGGAGCGCTAAATCCTTGTCTTTTGCTGGACGTCTTCTGCTCATCAAGACAGTTATCACTGGCATAACCACGTTCTGGTGCTCAACATTTATCCTTTCTCAAGCCTGCGTAAAAAGGATAAATTCCCTTTGTGGGGTCTTTCTTTGGCAAGGGGATATAGAGCAACACCATACAGCGAGAGTTTCATGGAAAGTAGTCACAAAACCTAAGGGGAAGGAG TCAGGTTCGGTGTGGGTTGCTTGGTTCAAGACAGAGGTGTTGAATGGTAACATGAGCAACCTTTGGATCATGCCCCCTGACCGTCGCTACTCATGGCAGGTCAACAAGATCCTGAAACTGAGCTCGAAAATCTTCAGTTGTGTTAAACTAAGAGTGCAGAATGGCCAGTCCTGTCTCTTCTGGAGTGATAATTGGTCTCCTTACGGCTCCCTGAGATCTTATCTGCTTGACGGTAGCGCTTCCACGCTGGGAATTCCTGATCATGCTACACTAGCCACTCTACATATCAACAATAACTGGATGCTACCCCCTGCAAGATCAGAGCGCTTGGTCAACATTCATGCGTTGCTAACGACAATAAACCTTAATGAGAGTGAGGACTATTATGAATGGGAGGTTGATGGAAAG GAGCTTCGGTGCCTTGGTGTATGGAATAAAGCTGGGATACCCAGACACAGCTTCCTAACTTGGCTCTTTGTCTTGAATCGGTGCCCTACTAGAGACAGGATCAGAGGGTGGGGGTTTCAAACAGATACTGCTTGCGTCTTGTGCAATCAAGCCGAAGAGTCCAGAGACCATCTCTTCTTCAACTGCCAATACTCCTGGA ATTCAATTGACAAGTCCTCGATCGACGACTGGTATGCTGCTTCGTCTATGCTGGCAAGGATGTATATACTGGACCTGGAGGGAGAGAAACGCACGGATACACCGGCAAGATCAAAGACATGA
- the LOC106394624 gene encoding two-component response regulator ARR8-like, whose translation MGMATESQFHVLAVDDSLVDRKMIERLLQKSSCQVTTVDSGSKALEFLGLRESNESNDPNAPSSSPVTHQEIEINLIITDYCMPGMTGYDLLKRVKESAAFRSIPVVIMSSENVPARISRCLEEGAEEFFLKPVKLADVTKLKPHMMKTKLKKESEKPSKEDNAVLKHEIRKDEEPSVIEILPLHQDVEQEPMLSNNKRKAMEEVISTDRSRPKYNDITTLV comes from the exons ATGGGTATGGCAACAGAGTCACAGTTCCATGTTTTGGCTGTTGATGATAGTCTAGTTGATCGGAAAATGATAGAGAGATTGCTGCAAAAGTCTTCATGTCAAG TAACTACAGTTGATTCAGGGTCTAAGGCTCTTGAGTTTCTGGGTTTGAGAGAAAGCAATGAGAGCAACGACCCAAATGCACCCTCTTCATCACCTGTAACACATCag GAAATTGAAATAAATCTTATAATTACAGATTACTGCATGCCTGGCATGACTGGTTATGATTTGCTCAAGAGAGTTAAG GAATCAGCAGCATTTAGAAGCATTCCCGTAGTGATAATGTCATCTGAGAACGTTCCTGCTAGAATCTCCAG ATGTCTGGAAGAAGGAGCTGAGGAGTTCTTCTTGAAGCCAGTAAAGTTGGCTGATGTTACCAAGTTGAAACCTCATATGATGAAAACCAAACTGAAGAAAGAAAGCGAGAAACCATCAAAAGAAGATAATGCAGTTTTGAAACATGAGATAAGAAAAGATGAAGAACCATCCGTGATTGAAATCTTGCCTCTACATCAAGACGTTGAACAAGAACCAATGTTGAGTAATAATAAGAGGAAAGCAATGGAAGAAGTGATATCTACTGATCGATCACGTCCTAAATACAATGATATCACAACCTTGGTTTGA